One genomic window of Candidatus Stygibacter australis includes the following:
- a CDS encoding T9SS type A sorting domain-containing protein, translating into MRKTIMLIVILVFTIELLSFSEPVEIDNDLNGELLINYEKNVQIIDGKLWILYYDVAIHPMTTYLKLAREQEDGSFEVMTLCSMNIATGVRSELDCTFAVQDEEVTIFYQKTYSNIEDVRVFKMHSNNLMNNYQESEFSSQYSNIAEMSLKLSEDELVLILLRGDLSTSTGINSLYYEYASGNEFNGQDIFSGQVYSKDYIYIHQTGQGNNNGWPTFNDLVVTEQRIMDVSTGAPAQFSAPMDVIFRGGYIEESSSDYELPEEVVLSWNGYILDSSIDRDLIYVKIQGTTATCRYADIETHLDTITVYNSFPDAEHNDLAIGDSIWTNEVEVKEYDWDDGTFTFPLQNQSMVSYCPMWIEGDVSGPMTIGCTDSIYVTSDLTYSSVTPGNEPQTGFDYLGLVSEKSIVVKYKNYDPDIEMIKSDNCDGVYIYGVLAALGEVDDNYVIEPTAGNLQVEYLHPHGSTPAYEIERNGYRELFPYPDLNKFVYSNAVYYSGDQGFVMHSNDMPAGYPCCGYPYENEAYGNGIITPYGADYPWYNPVYPESSTDIVFDRGTIELYGALIERGFHKVYCSGDDPDAHHSSNCWNPFDGWYGGEHEPCGYELNLHYDDRLEYQNELPPELHTLVHDPEYRVTILHSANGGDSFVQRYDQLIDNNDLNINKNLQAVEEDGIIAFVYNCLNEYRIDHWDTNSFGMTTESFSLEEFTGNIKSLRLLDNTLYFQDDEEIFELENSYLYPLSDLLEADFNGFNFETADRILWSADWQGYDLDFMFYATDEYWDFDDIGESTYEYGYDVDYFNLEDIYLKVYGQREVQLFLHGRDYNEDTFYLARDQIAASIASSDEISEIVNMNVYPNPFNPELTVKYNLEEAQRVEITVYNLKGEKVKTLLEEQAVAGAGEKVWDGRNAQGSACGSGVYFVQMKTGNERILKKALLLK; encoded by the coding sequence ATGAGGAAAACTATTATGCTGATAGTGATTCTGGTATTTACGATAGAATTATTATCATTCAGCGAACCGGTTGAGATTGATAATGATCTCAATGGTGAGTTATTGATCAATTATGAGAAGAATGTGCAGATAATTGATGGTAAACTCTGGATATTGTATTATGATGTAGCTATCCATCCAATGACTACTTATCTGAAACTGGCAAGAGAGCAGGAAGACGGCAGTTTTGAGGTGATGACGCTTTGCAGTATGAATATTGCCACAGGGGTGAGGTCAGAATTGGATTGCACTTTTGCTGTGCAGGATGAAGAAGTCACTATTTTTTATCAGAAAACCTATAGTAATATTGAGGATGTGCGGGTATTTAAGATGCACTCTAATAACCTGATGAATAATTACCAGGAATCAGAATTCAGCAGTCAATACAGCAATATAGCAGAAATGAGTCTTAAGCTCAGTGAAGATGAGCTGGTGCTGATACTTTTACGGGGAGATCTTTCTACCAGTACAGGTATAAATTCTCTATATTATGAATACGCCAGTGGAAATGAATTTAATGGTCAGGATATATTCAGTGGCCAGGTTTACAGTAAAGATTATATCTATATCCATCAAACCGGTCAGGGTAATAATAATGGCTGGCCCACCTTTAATGACTTAGTAGTGACCGAGCAGCGAATAATGGATGTTAGTACTGGAGCTCCAGCGCAATTTTCCGCTCCCATGGATGTTATATTCAGAGGTGGCTACATTGAAGAAAGCTCATCAGATTATGAATTGCCAGAAGAAGTTGTCTTAAGCTGGAATGGTTATATTTTGGATAGCAGCATCGATAGGGACCTGATATATGTTAAAATACAAGGAACTACGGCAACTTGCCGTTATGCAGATATAGAAACACATCTTGATACGATCACGGTGTATAATAGTTTTCCTGATGCAGAGCATAATGATCTGGCAATAGGAGATTCCATCTGGACGAATGAAGTAGAGGTTAAGGAATATGATTGGGATGATGGTACATTTACTTTTCCTCTTCAAAATCAATCAATGGTATCTTATTGCCCAATGTGGATTGAAGGAGATGTGTCCGGACCAATGACCATTGGCTGCACAGACTCGATTTATGTAACCAGCGATTTAACTTATAGTAGTGTAACACCGGGAAATGAACCGCAAACCGGATTTGACTATCTGGGTCTTGTATCTGAAAAGAGCATAGTTGTAAAATATAAAAATTATGATCCGGATATTGAAATGATAAAAAGCGATAACTGTGATGGAGTTTATATTTATGGTGTATTAGCAGCCCTGGGTGAAGTAGATGATAATTACGTTATAGAACCAACTGCCGGTAATCTGCAGGTGGAATATTTGCATCCACATGGGAGCACCCCAGCTTATGAGATAGAGCGAAATGGTTACAGGGAACTTTTTCCCTATCCTGATCTGAATAAATTTGTGTATAGTAATGCGGTATATTATTCCGGTGATCAAGGATTTGTGATGCACAGCAATGATATGCCAGCGGGTTATCCCTGCTGCGGATATCCTTATGAAAATGAGGCTTATGGTAATGGTATTATTACGCCTTATGGTGCAGATTATCCCTGGTATAATCCAGTATATCCAGAAAGCAGTACAGATATCGTGTTTGACCGCGGTACAATTGAGCTTTATGGTGCCTTGATAGAAAGAGGTTTTCATAAGGTTTACTGCAGTGGTGATGATCCTGATGCTCATCATAGCAGCAACTGCTGGAATCCTTTTGATGGCTGGTATGGTGGAGAGCATGAACCTTGCGGATATGAACTTAATCTGCATTATGATGATAGATTAGAGTATCAGAATGAACTTCCTCCAGAGCTTCATACCTTAGTACATGATCCTGAATATAGAGTTACAATTCTCCATTCAGCTAATGGTGGAGACAGCTTTGTGCAGAGATATGATCAATTGATAGATAATAATGACTTGAATATTAATAAAAATCTGCAAGCTGTAGAAGAAGATGGAATTATTGCCTTTGTATATAATTGTCTTAATGAATACAGGATCGATCACTGGGATACTAATTCTTTTGGCATGACAACGGAATCATTCTCCTTGGAAGAATTTACTGGAAACATCAAATCTCTGAGACTGCTTGATAATACTCTATATTTCCAGGATGATGAAGAGATATTCGAACTGGAAAATAGTTATCTTTATCCTCTTTCTGACCTCCTGGAAGCCGATTTTAATGGGTTTAATTTTGAAACAGCAGATAGGATATTATGGTCAGCAGACTGGCAGGGTTATGATCTTGATTTCATGTTTTATGCTACAGATGAGTACTGGGATTTTGATGATATTGGTGAAAGCACCTATGAATATGGCTATGATGTGGATTATTTTAATCTGGAAGATATCTATCTGAAAGTATATGGACAAAGAGAAGTCCAGCTGTTTCTGCATGGCAGAGATTATAATGAAGATACGTTTTACCTGGCTCGAGATCAGATAGCAGCATCAATTGCCAGCTCAGATGAAATCAGCGAAATAGTGAATATGAATGTGTATCCAAATCCTTTTAATCCTGAATTGACAGTTAAATACAACCTTGAAGAAGCTCAAAGAGTAGAGATCACAGT